Part of the Salvelinus fontinalis isolate EN_2023a chromosome 1, ASM2944872v1, whole genome shotgun sequence genome is shown below.
taggggcggcaggtagcctagtggttagagagttggacttgtaaccgaaaggttgctagatcaatcaatcaatcaatcaattttattttatatagcccttcgtacatcagataatatctcgaagtgctgtacagaaacccagcctaaaaccccaaacagctagaatgcaggtgtagaagcacggtggttaggaaaaactccctagaaaggccaaaacctaggaagaaacctagagaggaaccaggctatgaggggtggccagtcctcttctggctgtgccgggtggagattataacagaactatgccaagatgttcaaaaatgttcataagtgacaagcatggtcaaataataatcatgaataattttcagttggctttcgaatccccgagccgaatccccgagctgccaaggtaaaaatctgtcgttcggcccctgaacaaggcagttaacccactgttcctagaccattattgaaaataataatttgttcttaactgacttgcccagttaaataaaggacaaataaaaaatattaatatACGTGTGTGAATTGGCGATGTGTCATTTGCATgttccaactccccctgagatcTCCTCAGAGATTGGAGTCACGGAGTACCTTTGGAGCCCAGTACCTTTGGAGCCCAGTACCTTTGGAGCCCAGTACCTTTGGAGCCCAGTACCCCTGGAGCCCAGTACCCCTGGAGCCCAGTACCCCTGGAGCCCAGTACCCCTGGAGCCCAGTACCCCTGGAGCCCAGAGCCCAGTACCCCTGGAGCCCAGTACCCCTGGAGCCCAGTACCTCTGGAGCCCAGTACCCCTGGAGCCCAGTACCCCTGGAGCCCAGTACCCCTGGAGCCCAGTACCCCTGGAGCCCAGTACCTCTGGAGCCCAGTACCCCTGGAGCCATACGAGCCCAGTACCCCTGGAGCCCAGTACCCCTGGAGCCCAGTACCTCTGGAGCCCAGTACCCCTGGAGCCCAGTACCCCTGGAGCCCAGTACCCCTGGAGCCCAGTACCCCTGGAGCCCAGTACCTCTGGAGCCCAGTACCCCTGGAGTCCAGTACCTCTGGAGCCCAGTACCCCTGGAGCCCAGTACCCCTGGAGCCCAGTACCCCTGGAGCCCAGAGCCCAGTACCCCTGGAGCCCAGTACCCCTGGAGCCCAGTACCCCTGGAGCCCAGTACCCCTGGAGCCCAGTACctctggagcaattagggttaagtgccttgctcaagggcacaacggcagatGTTTACCATCGTAGCACCTATCATGCTACTCCTTTAAAAAGGCCCATGTCAGACCATTCCAGAGTTTCCCCTACCTTCTCTCATGTCCTCCATGGCTTTCCGTACGCCCCTGTCGAAGGCCCGGGCATCAGCAGGCCTCTGGAACGTCAGGCCACACCTCCTGTCCTCCACCATCCAATGGTGGAAGGTGGGCGTGGCCTTGGTGTACACAAGGTTCTTCCTCAGAGCACACTCCAGGATCACCTACGTAATCACACAACAGACACgtcattcaatcaatcaatcaatcaatcatcatGATAATTGGTTAGCAGTGTTGTATTGGAGAACGACTTCAGTCAAGACGAGACCAGAACAGTGAGTCCAATTTAAcactatattgtactgtactagTTGTCATAGTGACAGCATGTTGACTACAGAAGACTAgactatattgtactgtactagTTGTTGTCATAGtaacagcatgttgactacaGAAGACTAgactatattgtactgtactagTTGTCATAGTGACAGCATGTTGACTACAGAAGACTAGACTATATTGTACTATACTACTTGTTGTCATAGTGACAGCATGTTGACTACAGAAGACTAgactatattgtactgtactagTTGTCATAGTGACAGCATGTTGACTACAGAAGACTAGACTACATTGTACTGTACTAGTTGTCATAGTGACAGCATGTTGACTACAGAAGACTAgactatattgtactgtactagTTGTCATAGTGACAGCATGTTGACTACAAAAGACTTTGTAATAAAACCTATTTTGGACATTTGTGACCCCTTATTGCTATTATGGAGCTGTttggtgtgtttggtgtgtgtgtgtatttggtgtgtgtttgtgtttggtgtgtgtgtgtgtgtgtatttggtgtgtgtgtgtttggtgtgtgtttgtgtttggtgtgtgtgtgtgtgtatttggtgtgtgtgtatttggtgtgtgtttgtgtatttggtgtgtgtgtgtgtgtttgtgtatttggtgtgtgtgtgtgtgtgtctgatgctCACATGagtctctctgtctttatttgCTCTTAGAGCTGCCCACCTGTTTGTCCCGTAGCCGTTCTCCATGGATGAGGAAGTGGGAGCGATCCAGGGGGAcgagccccagccccagctcggGGGGCAGGACCCTGCAGACTCCCACTCTACTCAGAGCCCCCCCGTCCTGGGCCAACCAGCCTCCACTGGAATCATCCCTCACCATCACCACGGCTTTTACACACACGATGTAGCTGTcactggagagggggggggggggggggggggggggggggcgacgatCAACGACATTATGAGTCAGCATTATTCATCATCACATTTCCTTGAGGTTAACGAGTTAACTAATCAATGCTCCTGGATTCTACAGGAGTAAATACAACTAATCAATAGTACTAGGGTTCTAAATACAACAAATCAATAGTACCAGGGTTCTAAATACAACTAATCAATAGTACTAGGGTTGTAAATACAACTAATCAATAGTACTAGGGTTGTAAATACAACTAATCAATAGTACTAGGGTTGTAAATACAACTAATCAATAGTACTAGGGTTCTAAATACAACTAATCAATAGTACTAGGGTTCTAAATACAACTAATCAATAGTACTAGGGTTGTAAATACAACTAATCAATAGTACTAGGGCTGTAAACACAACTAATCAATAGTACCAGGGTTCTAAATACAACTAATCAATAGTACCAGGGTTGTAAATACAACTAATCAATAGTACCAGGGTTGTAAATACAACTAATCAATAGTACTAGGGTTGTAAACACAACTAATCAATAGTACCAGGGTTCTAAATACAACTAATCAATAGTACTAGGGTTGTAAATACAACTAATCAATAGTACTAGGGTTGTAAATACAACTAATCAATACCACTAACATatcagtctgtcagtcaggatTCACCCACACATCACAGTTTGATGCACTCCAACACGGACACTGACTTATCAAGTGAGATGTTGCTGGCAGAGAAACATCCCCATAATATCCAGTAACACACAAAATGCatgagagagagacttcactgagagagagagacctcactgagagagagagacttcactgagagagacttcactgagagagagagacttcactgagagagagagacttcactgagagagagagagacttcactgagagagagagagacttcactgagagagagagagagagagagacttcactgagagagagacttcactgagagagagagacttcactgagagagagacttcacagagagagagagacttcactgagagagagagacttcaatgagagagagacttcactgagagagagacttcactgagagagagagagacttcactgagagagagagagacttcactgagagagagagagacttcactgagagagagagacttcactgagagagagcgagagacttcactgagagagagagacttcactgagagagagagacttcactgagagagagagagacttcactgagagagagagagacttcactgagagagagagagagagagagacttcactgagagagagacttcactgagagagagagacttcactgagagagagacttcacagagagagagagacttcactgagagagagagacttcaatgagagagagacttcactgagagagagagagacttcactgagagagagagagacttcactgagagagagagagacttcactgagagagagagagacttcactgagagagagagacttcactgagagagagcgagagacttcactgagagagagagacttcactgagagagagagacttcactgagagagagacttcactgagagagacttcactgagagagagacttcactgagagagagagagacttcactgagagagagagagacttcactgagagagagagagacttcactgagagagagagacttcactgagagagagcgagagacttcactgagagagagagagagacttcactgagagagagagagacttcactgagagagagagagacttcactgagagagagagacttcactgagagagagcgagagacttcactgagagagagagacttcactgagagagagacttcactgagagagagagacttcactgagagagagcgagagacttcactgagagagagagacttcactgagagagagacttcactgagagagagagacttcactgagagagagagacttcactgagagagagagagagacttcactgagagagagagagacttcactgagagagagagactttactgagagagagacttcactgagagagagagagagacttcactgagagagagagactccact
Proteins encoded:
- the LOC129865163 gene encoding sprouty-related, EVH1 domain-containing protein 2-like, yielding MIEETHPNDDSYIVCVKAVVMVRDDSSGGWLAQDGGALSRVGVCRVLPPELGLGLVPLDRSHFLIHGERLRDKQVILECALRKNLVYTKATPTFHHWMVEDRRCGLTFQRPADARAFDRGVRKAMEDMREGSTTSSSTLQNEAELGDDDVFTVSTTRLI